Genomic segment of Eupeodes corollae chromosome 2, idEupCoro1.1, whole genome shotgun sequence:
tatggcaatcttaacttcgtctaagtcgggaggacggtattgttggctttcgtcgtctatgttgaatggatcgtcctgcctgacagcggaattcggtttgtcgtcgccgttatacagtctgcagaagtggtccttccatatcatcagcattgactgcggttctaccatgatgtttccactttcgtctttgcagcattcggttctaggtttatgtttctgtgaatttcgtttcacctgttcataaaactttcgaacttcattcctgcttttaaatctctcaacatcttcgaccgcacgcttcacatgccctctctttttccttctgagaagtcggcgttcctctcgcctcttctgctcatagagctcatgagcagctttcgtccttttatgcagcgaaactttgcgtgcctgttgtttggctccatttgcctgccgacatgtTTATCACTTaagttttttgagatatttaatTAAAGATCATCTGAATTCATGAAGTAGCTTTTCTTCTATTAAATTTGTGACGGCTTTCAAATCTTAAATCCATTTCTGCAagatttattcattattttataaaatattggaaCAATCTTCATAAGCAAGagagatttaaattaatttttgttctccatatcaaattcttgaaataatatcataaaatataaaaataatattaaaaacaaatagttttgaaaCTCGAGCAGAAAGTtaaaatcaaagtaaaaaaatcCACTAAAGCACTAAAAACTAGCttcataacatatttttttaagctattaaaaaattcaatttaagattTAGATATAGAATCAAGTAAATACTCATAGCTTatgtgaacatttaaaaaataagtaagtaagataatttaattttttaaagtgtatCGAGAAGTCAAAGATTTGTACTTCGAATAATCACCAAACAGAATATGATTTGCTTTAACattgtctaaaaaaaataaatttgtgttattgaaaaatttaagttcaagATTCGAATCCTggacatcttaatcctttaaaaaaataaagtataattttGACAACCAGTGTCATTATAATCAATGTTGAATTCAACTTTCACTTGTTGTAGAAAATTTACCCTAAAAATTGGCAATTCTTGCAATAGAAATATTAACGATAAAAACGACTAACATTTGGgaacaaaatatgaatactAATctcacaaaatttgtatttccataTAATATTTGgcgttaaagaaaaattgtctTATGACgacaaaaaacatttgaataaatttaagaaactatTTTGTGCAAGACGTTTTGAGTTTAGACTCTTTAAAAGGAACTTTAAATGTGTTTGCTAATTTTTACAggtgttttgatttaatttgcttaattttacagtaaactttcaagttttacttttatttttatattttattttattatttttggtcaATCTTTCCATTTATGGACAAAACTAATAGATAGTGAAAGTTTCACTCTACTTtatcaaacataatttttaactgACACCTACAACTTTATATCTACTTTTCTGTCCGTCTTTGTCAAACACTTACATATATTGGTCTCTTACATACCTAAAGTGGTGTAAGATTATTTTgtagtaaaataataatttattcaattaatttatcaaaaacaagCCACCTACACAACTTACGAGTCtaaccataaaaaaaaaactatttccacCAAAGTATCTTGTTAATGAAGCAAAAGCTACAATAACTACAAAAACAGCTGTAACCTAATTTCGATTTTAAAtctgtttctttgtttttcgaCGTAATATTTTATTCGCTGACCAGAccacaatattttccatttaatagattttcttttatttttttaagaaattctagaaaaaatatttataaattagaaaaagacATAATGGTgtctaagaaaaacaaaaattaaaaaagcaagCCGCTTTTAGTCAATTATAGTTGGAATTCTAATTTGTATCTATagtaaaaaatcatatttgagtgatttttaattgattgtttgAAGTACAGCGTATGAGAAAGATGGAAAAGACTTTCTGCTGATAAACATATCACAAATAATACACCAAGCAACgataaaaagcaaaagaaaaaagaaaatcaattgaaCAACTTGCGATCCTCGATGCTTCTCATGATCAATTAAATTCGCGATCTTCGCATTTATTTCCCATCGAAAATAATTATCGCTGATGTGtatctatattttttgattgataCCAATCGTAGATGCCTCTTCTATACTTAGAAGAACtcattgaatacaatttttcaatttgtttatttttctgtatgctttaattgaaattttaacttatatttaatttgtttacttcaaatatttttttcttttttttttttgaaaaatcaagtgattcaaaatagacaaaaaatattttgaaaatttaaactttgttcaatcaatcaatattttaaCGATATACACATACACAAGCTTTTGTTGGAGCTGATTTATGACATTATGTCAGTTGTTTATCATATTGAACTTTTGATTTAACAGTTTATTGATTTGCaattaaaactttattgatcgaattttattttgattgtcttattatttcgatgtttcttaagtcgcaattttatatcaattttttcttttttttcttttcagaattGCAAACAATTCaaagcaaataaaacaaacaaatcaaatggACTGCATGATCTTGCCTTAAATGAATAAAGAGGACCAAAATACTTGCCCTTGGTATAAAACTTACATAAACATCGCAAATCAATCAACGATTTTGATCtaagaaatcaataaaaataaaacacaatcatCAAAGGACGATATCTTTTCCATCAACATGTTGCTAGATAGTAATAAACTTTTACTGTCAGTTCTTCAGCTCTTCACAGCAACAACGCTCATCAATATAATTCTATTTAGCAGTTGTTGCGTGAGTGTGAATTCCTTGCCAATTACATCAAAACCCATCGAAAGTACGGCTGAGAATTTAGCGTGGGAAGCATGGCTAATGGTTCCAGTGggtcaacaacaaaaatcccgAAAGGTCACACCAAAATCAATATTCATTGTGCCACATAAGAACAATCAGTCGGTATTATGTCCACCCGGAGAACATTGGTCTCAAAACCGTTGCATACCCACAGTGGCTATAGACACCGATAAGGCATTGCTCAATACCCTCAGTCAATATGCCCCACCATCATTCGACTATGACTACGATTACGAAGAAGAGGGCAATTTAACTCCCGGGGCTGAGAAACTTGAAGGCAGTGCTGATACGAATCCATTTTCGGTTGGTGATTTTGCGGATGAACCTTTGAAGTTCAACATTTTCAGTGAAACCTTCCCGATTGGATCTTCATCTGGTTCAGGTGATTCGAGTGGCCTCAAAGACAGCGACGATGAGAATGTGTTCTTTGTGAGTGAACGCCGTCGTCGACCACCTACACCACCTGATATGGCTCTTCCAGACCTAGACACCGATAGTTCAAATTATGGTCATGGTCCTTCAAACAATGATAGTGAAAATGGAGATTTCAAGCATCCCTCAGATGATGGAACAACTTTGTTTTTGAGTGGAATCGATGCTATCCTGGTACCGGCTGTGTCCAAAAATCAACACAAGGATCAGAGTATAAATTTCTCGATTTACCAAGAGACTTTGAATGCAACCCTGATGCCTCAGGTTAATACAACTTCCATCACTGATGATGAGGTAATAAATCATGAAATCGATGAAATCCTGAAAAATGAATCATTAATCTTGCATGAAAATGCTGAAGTAAAACCCACTACAATTTCGAGTACAACAATAAAAACGACAACAGAGAGGAATGAagttaaaacaacaatttctgTCTCCAATTTAGATACCACAACAACaattaaattggatgaatatgAAGACTATGATGGTAAGACGGAATTCACAAGAAGCATTACAGATTTACCACCAATTGCTGAAGAAACTTCACAACcaacaaatttcgaaaaagatGATGTTGATATTAGTACCATGATTGTTCCAAAGGATGTTGAACCAACCACCACAATGATCATCAATGAGGCAAAAGAAGACATCACTACCATTACATCActgaaaaatgaagaaatcaCGTCTTCTAACGTAGATGAAGATATCACTACGATCACAGTGCTTCCAAATGACGAAACAACTACTAACACACCACCTGCTGAAGAAATCGCTATTCCAAAAGAAGTACCTACCACAAGTGATGTACCAATTGAAGAGACAACAATTTTAACCACTCCAACGTCTGAAAAAGAAGATTCATCAGTTATCAAGAAGATTGAAgaacacaaaaatgtatttcatgaTTCTCAATCAAGTGTCTCTAACGATCGATTTGTGTACCATCAACTGACCGAAGAGAATGCATCACCACCAGTTATGAATATTGTGGAAGAATTGAGGAAGATCAACGATCTTGTCGCTAAAAATAGTCGACAATcttcagcaacaacaacaccaacaacaccaACTCCAataaccacaacaacaacaactcaaAATCCCAGTGAAGAAGAAATTCTAAAAGCAAATGCTCTCTTATCGAAGATTATTCTCGTTCCGAATGCATTGACATCATCTTCAGAGAATCCAGTTCCACTGTCAAGTACTTCGACAGTATGGAGCAGCAATAGTACCAGtcgaaatattttaagtatagaTAGTAGCAGTAGTAGTAGCAGTaaaagtagtagtagtagtagcactagtagcagcagcagcacagTTTCTTCAACGGAACAAAGCCAAGAATCCACATCGGATCCATCATCTTCCACATCACCAAAACCCGAAATCAACGAACCCGATCCATATTGGTGGTTGCCAAATAATTGGTCAATGGAACGAACAGAAGCCGATCGGCCATTATTGTTGAGATTTTGGTCAGCAATTTCGGGAATCAGTGGAAGTCAAAccaaagtttaattaataattgtaatttaaaaaaaaattaaaatattttacaaataaaataaataataaaaaaacatacacaaaaataaaaaattattattattaatttaaataaatataaaatgcatGCAATGTATGTGTAATCAAAGCCAAAAGTTATGGGAGAATATTCTCTCCCATGACAGAGATATGTTAGGAACgtagtaaataaaattttatttatataaatcaataaaacaaaaataacaacaataaatttagcatttaattgtaaaatagaaacaaataaaaaaacacaatttttcttctaatatttcatcaaaaaatttaaatcaactaattaaattaatgattttttttcttcaaaatttgatgttttttttaaatattagtttttaaatacagagaaaaaaatgtgcaaatttaattttttacaaatctttaaatttttagttttaatataaccaaaacaaatttaaaaaataaacaagaaaaggAAATTCAACCGAgtgataaatattattttttttttttacttctaagATATAAAACCTACTACTACTATTTTTACTATTgtatatgattttttaattattattattttaaattaattttagttatcattataataaatttattctCTTGATGTAAGTGTATAAAATATGCAAActttatgtttaataaaaaaattgtttaagtttttatttaaaaaaaaaaaaacacatacaaacaatttaaaaatatttctttttgtatttgtttaatatttaaaacgagtaaaaataatgattgatgtgtatataaagaaaatacaaacaaacaaaatcgacaacaacagaaaacaaatcatttctatgtatttattgtttataaattggtaaaaaaattacaattaaaaacaaaacttataatatttgtatattaaaatattttgttgtgaaAACATGTGGAAGATAAAATCGTTGGTGTTTTATTTCTAGTTTTTAATTTACGAAAGCCAAAATAAAGAACATGAATAGAAGATATTTCAAGAGTTGCTCCAAATATTAAAGGAAATGAGATCCAAAGACGGGCCTAACAAGTCCAGAGCCAGAGAGAAACTTGGTAACCCTAGAATAAACCTACGTTAgctttcatacaattttttcttatgaagcatcaactaaaaatcttgttttattaaagggttttccagaaaaaggtttcattttgatgttAATAAAATGCGGGACAAGGCCTCACAAACTTTTCCCTGTAACCTAAAAGActgtttaaacattttactcATATTAAGGGATGTAAAAATAAACTCTCTTATTTGtcgaaaaaaaacgttatattaaATACTGTTAATTGTCATTGTCATTCATATAAATCTATCCTgacgtttttgagaaaatttaaatttttggtttttgaacaGAAAATTTATATGGGTATTGTTTTTggtattaaataaaagttaaaacactCATGgaaggtagaaatggcgatctcaaggcaacctagcctgagatccaattagcgctgtagtgcggcgttttgataccaaaaactcgtttggcCCGTGAAAAAGGggcagatttatagagaagcttcatagcgattatgttagagccattttgacgcattgagaaaaaagattaggtctctaatctttgtcttacatagctcatcgagttcttgaaagaatgcttttccaaagcatttcattctggtgtttgccagagcaggacatttgcagaggaaatggattatcggttttctttctcttttgtcactacaactacggcaaaagatgttgtaggagatacccaacttctctgcatgaactcctatagacCAATTTCCGGtaaaaaccgcaacaatcctggctatgtcttgccttggcctgcatagaagatcgtttgtacgggttttatgaTAGAAGGGCCATATCTTCcaagatataatgcagttgggtaaattgctccaccttcggtttgattcagtttggtaggtagaaaagattttacccttcatagcaccaagaggaatgttaatcatttccgcaagtgagctatgaggagccgatccttgcctggcttgctcgtcagcccgttcattttctacgataccactatggcccgtaACCCAGAttagggtgacaccgaggttaatattcaggttcgcaagcaaATTAGATGAGGATGTGACCGAGTTAATggttttgacagctgcctgactgtctgcaaagatagccgcatttcggttttggtttgggctttgtttaagtatcttccATGCCTCTCTTATTGatagcagttcagcctgaaaaatgCTAGCAAACTCAGGAAGCCTAatggatttagctacatttagggactcagaaaagatccctgaaccaactccgcactctatctttgagccgtcagtaaaaaTGGTTGCGTCGAAACCTATCGATACGATGTCATCCTCAAAACCTTCTCTGGAtggaaaaataaccttaaaacccttactaaggctcaaagtaggagtgtcagtgtctaccgagataaagcaaaaatacttgaacgtagacatgacgatacatcgttaatagacaggatgaacagaaaagggccaagatggcttccctgttGAACACCAGATTAAGctacaaaaggttcagaatgacaatttctaaattttacctcgtaggatctgttttcaaggtaagacttaatccaagctaagaaaaatggtggaaaaccaagagccttaagtttaaataaattaattccgtggctaagttggtcaaaaactttagaaaagtcagtgtatacacagtcaacttcataagcttgttctaaagcgtttgaacatatgtttgagaatgtgaggagattagtaacggttgatctttttttcacaaaaccttgttgctgttcgcaaatgatatttttactacaaaacgctacactttcacaaacattttcttgaaatactttaggaatgcaagaaagctttgcaatgggcctgtagttgcatgaatccgacttgttacctttcttgaaaattagtGTTAgtaatgacttcttccatatactgggaaatttgcctgtttttagagaaagtttgaataagaacgtaagaggttcaactaaagcatgaCTACACTTTTTAAGTAccatcgggggaataccatcgggaccggctgagcagtcatcattcaacgtgGATAAAAGATTAAGGACCGAACTCTGTAGCACAGATATGTGACTACAACTAGTTTGCGAAAgaagtgaagattatgaaaatatacttcaataacttcttgagggctattaacaaatgacttccggaaatttgttgcgaaagctttacagatatcaacagttttatctaacgaaaggttcttgcaAGTGAAGTTAACAggaagccatctgatttttttttgagtttacaaaactccaaatttttttaaaacataaaaataaaaagagaagttgattggaaaCAGAGTtctgagatacgttttccatgccttatttcttttgttacgcagtaaacgcaattctttcgtgtaccaaggatggctagagtttgtatttcttgatttctttatgggtacatttttttgcaaaacaataattaaggatcctataaaaagttgaaactgcttcgtcaatgttggaaaatgctagtgtatcagcaattccagaaatggttaaatcttcagacaactgctggaaattggctcttctgaaatcaaaattatttaaaacaatcaaaggaattactgtgatcagtaaggtgattacttaagtcaaaaaaaattccaaataggGGTGATATTAGTCAATATTGGTAGTtactgatctagattctagaacaagagtactaatagcgtcagaaggaAAGACTGAATCGAGAGCTgggtttttaatacagcttgtttgatGTAAGTCAGTaaaaaggactttatcgagaagagatagttcatatgtgaagaagaaggagaggctttaaggcaggattcgtcttcggatggaatccagtcaatgtgtggtaaattaaaatcaccttgAAGCAAAaaattggtgtcagagctggacaaatttataatataGTCTAATGCCATGGAAaaatcgttataaacagactttttggaggaatgtaaacgtttaaaatgaaaaaagttttagtctgtatcattatctttacacataccagttcaattgataattcaaatggaaaagatacaaaagaagagaaatatgtattatttaccgctatgagaacacctccacctaaatcctttgcattaccaatatgacgatcgtttctgtaaacttcgaactcttgtctgaaaagttctgattttggagttaagaaaaatgtcagcagtAATAGAAAACAAAGGTGTCTCAGTAATAGAACTAGAGTTTGTCGTTTATGTTATTGGAGAATCTGCCTAAATATCCGAATTATACCTACttagtttttaatgaattaaagcTTAGTAaactataacaacaaaaaacgggGTAAGCAAACTTCttcttaaatagaaataaataaattaggtggcgcaagagtcatgaagaaccagggtctagtgacttacaactcttaaccattcctatgtgcgagtaatgttaacagagatggaagggaccttgtcaattcctcgcaagaggcagtacccgtgaaaaaagttaggtggcacaggcaaggattgaacccaagacttcttgcatgacagtccaacgcactaaccatcacgctacgggtactacaacttCTTCTTCCGTTTGAGAATTTAATCACAATATCAAAGAAGATGAGTTAAACTTTCTTCCAAAATTTCCATTGTTAAATTTCTTggtgaaaataaatgtcatctaCATCGATAAGTTTCTGGACATAGAAAATCATTGTTCATAGCTCAGTAGCGCAATCTATTCATTGTTATAATTACAAaagcataattttaaaataagaaacgaCCGAACACAATGCCATATCGCCGTTCGGCCTATAAACTACACTAAACTGTGACATGTTAAAGATGTAGAGGCTTTTCAACAATCATTCTTAGGACCTAAGCGtgacaatagtttttaaataagccTCCAAAGTGACAATGGAATTTATCAGTGGAGATTGCAGATTGCTTTGACGCATTTCATGCCAATCTTCAAAGAAGCTGTTGGTGTGGCCTGCTGAGAGTCGGCCAGCTAAGTTATTGTGAGAACTAAACTCTTAATGCTTTCAAAACCTATAGTCTTTATGAAATGGAGTATTGACGTTTGTGGAATGACTTATTGTTTCTGGACGAGGAATAATAAGGGTTTTCATCAATAATACGGGACAcaacacaatattttcagtggttTTTGACGGCAGACACACGGATTcgattctttaaatttttacttctgCTGTCACCAGTCCTTTAGCAAATtttaacaatcaaatttaagTAAGTTGTTAAGTGTCACAAGATTACAAATTCAAATATGACAgttgttcaaatattttgctacttaaaatgaaacttcttattggaaagctGTTTATAACCTTAATAAAATGACTAatttacattttcttataaTGTAAAGCTCAACACATTAATGCcagatttatttttcagttcAGAATAAACGTTTTTTGACTTGGGTCCTTCATTATTTCCTATTTGAAGGTCAGTTCGTGTTCCGTTGTCGGAGTCTTTTTCGTACGTAATTTATCTCTTCAGCCCTGTCTACTGCCAGAGCCGTAAGTCATAAAATCATAAACTCATTAGGCGCGAGATATCTCAAGGAAAAATTATATCCCAGGTAGGTAGGTAACTTTGTATTCCTGTagataattttttcaacttattcTTCTCAGCTTGCCTCGCATGATTCTTATATCCACCTCCAGAGCTCCATCAACAATATATCCCTCCTCCACCCTCTGCTGAAACTGCTGTTACTATAGTACCTAGTGCGATGATGATCACAACGATATGGTCATCATAATTTACAGTTGAATTATTAGCTAATAAAATCTCAAGTGGGATACACATAAACACTCCTTTCGTTTGGCTTAATAACTTTATTAATCAGGTCTGACGTTCGAGGAGCATTCATTTGGCCAGATGTGACAAATGGCCTGACCATGGCTAAACAATGTAGCAGCTTCTAGCTATATATAGGTATACCAACGTGGAGGATTATGGGAAAGAAGCACATCTCTCTTGGTCTCTATAATGTCCTGCACATAATCTCACCTCCAGGTGTAATGCCAAAACCAGGCACTAGCTGACTCCTctgagttttgttgttgtttttttgttggtccTTTATGCACGCAGGTAAAACACTTTATATACCAATGAGAAAGACACAGAGAGACACCTTTATCCACGGATGATAGTGCAAATTTTATTCAACATCTGGGCACCAACAAACACGACTTGGTCGCTCATCGTAAAATGTAATTTACCCCCATGTAGAAGCCTTATTCCTTCGGGTCTATCTTTGTATATATGGATATGGATAGGATATAGGATATGGATATTTTCGCTTTTGTGGATTGTTGTTTCCCTGATGCTGATATGTAAAAGAAGAGGGAACACCTTTTTGGTAAAGCAGCAGAAGAGTATTCAGGAGAAGCATCCGAAGCAGCAGAAATGGAATACGACATTCCTTTGGTTCAGTTCAGTTCGGTGTGTCTAGGCAATTATCATCTGTAAGTAATTAATGCTTTTGTAATTGTTGGGATTATGGAAATGTAtctacgtacatacatatatttctagaaatggaaaaaaaagaaagaagaatatTGTTGTGCAGTTGGTTGGTAGGTTATAAGCAATTTTATTGTAAGGACCTCTTCGGATGTCCGCCTATAGTGTAAATAGCTACATACcgacatatatatgtatattaataaaaaggGGGAATGCATATCCAacattatgtatgtacctaAGTGTACATTTGTATCCTAGACTCTTCTTGGTGATTACAGAATTGAGTAAGTGGGTGCCGAGGTAAATGGTGCTTAAAACTGATAATTGCCCCTAGGAATGGCCAGAATATACTTATAATtccatacatatatacatgAGTAGGTATATGTTCGTATATAAATTCCTTTTGTATTCTATAGTTGAAAGTGATTAAAGAAGCTATAGTATAAGCTCCTTATAGTCGGTAGATAGATAAGtaaggtaaataaataaagttatggAATTTGaccaaaacaataacaatttctACAGGGCTATTAAGATGTTACTTTTGCATATAATGTAATACATTAGACATTAAGTACCTTTTTGAAATCCTCTGTTGCATTTATTACTctttatgaatttcaaaactataaacaagGTAGTTAGCAGAAATGTAGTCTATTATGCTGGAGTACAGCTCTCCGAAttattgtaagttattttctttttatttgagcATTTGGTTAtctcaacaaaaattgtatattatttttaaaggagattttaaaaatattgtttagaaGACATACGTACTTGGTTTTGCAAAGAATTCCTCCATaccatttaaaatttagtgTAATCCTTGGTCTTTTACCATTCAGATTGCTGTATAAGCTTTAATCAATTCTGCTTAGGTTTGTGATTATTTGGAAATGCATTTATATTGTATACTTAACTTTACTTTCTACACGAATAAATTGAACCATTCATCATTTCTGTAATAAGACAAGTACAGATTCCTGAATTGTAGAAAGAAAATGGGTAATTTTTAGCTGAGAGTTTactcgaaaaaaaaacgtttgtagattattacatatgta
This window contains:
- the LOC129948050 gene encoding protein folded gastrulation — encoded protein: MLLDSNKLLLSVLQLFTATTLINIILFSSCCVSVNSLPITSKPIESTAENLAWEAWLMVPVGQQQKSRKVTPKSIFIVPHKNNQSVLCPPGEHWSQNRCIPTVAIDTDKALLNTLSQYAPPSFDYDYDYEEEGNLTPGAEKLEGSADTNPFSVGDFADEPLKFNIFSETFPIGSSSGSGDSSGLKDSDDENVFFVSERRRRPPTPPDMALPDLDTDSSNYGHGPSNNDSENGDFKHPSDDGTTLFLSGIDAILVPAVSKNQHKDQSINFSIYQETLNATLMPQVNTTSITDDEVINHEIDEILKNESLILHENAEVKPTTISSTTIKTTTERNEVKTTISVSNLDTTTTIKLDEYEDYDGKTEFTRSITDLPPIAEETSQPTNFEKDDVDISTMIVPKDVEPTTTMIINEAKEDITTITSLKNEEITSSNVDEDITTITVLPNDETTTNTPPAEEIAIPKEVPTTSDVPIEETTILTTPTSEKEDSSVIKKIEEHKNVFHDSQSSVSNDRFVYHQLTEENASPPVMNIVEELRKINDLVAKNSRQSSATTTPTTPTPITTTTTTQNPSEEEILKANALLSKIILVPNALTSSSENPVPLSSTSTVWSSNSTSRNILSIDSSSSSSSKSSSSSSTSSSSSTVSSTEQSQESTSDPSSSTSPKPEINEPDPYWWLPNNWSMERTEADRPLLLRFWSAISGISGSQTKV